A genomic region of Populus nigra chromosome 11, ddPopNigr1.1, whole genome shotgun sequence contains the following coding sequences:
- the LOC133668169 gene encoding subtilisin-like protease SBT3.6 isoform X2: MAESVPSTADSSSTASVQIVYTERPQDEEPEAYHIRTLASVLGSEDAAKEALLYSYKAAASGFSAKLTPQQVEQISKLPGVLQVVPSKKLQLHTGPGIGRLH, translated from the exons ATGGCCGAGTCTGTTCCTTCAACGGCTGATTCATCATCAACAGCATCGGTTCAGATTGTCTATACCGAGAGACCTCAGGACGAGGAGCCTGAGGCTTACCATATCCGAACCCTCGCCTCTGTTCTTGGCAG CGAGGATGCTGCAAAGGAGGCTTTGCTTTATAGTTATAAGGCAGCAGCGAGTGGATTCTCTGCCAAGCTGACACCACAACAAGTTGAACAAATCTCAA AACTTCCAGGTGTTCTTCAGGTTGTCCCCAGCAAGAAACTTCAGCTGCATACAGGACCTGGGATTGGGAGGCTGCATTAA
- the LOC133668250 gene encoding calcium-dependent protein kinase 11-like, producing the protein MNEETSRAPPPQQRPSSATPPASRARPTTRKPATSVLPHQTPRLRDHYLFGKKLGQGQFGITYLCTHKASSALYACKSISKRKLLCREDYEDVYREIQIMHHLSGQPNVVQIKDTYEDSMFVHLVMELCAGGELFDRIVAKGHYSEKEAAKLTKNIIGVVEYCHCLGVMHRDLKPENFLFDKPGDDAKLKTTDFGLSVFYKPGQYFYDVVGSPYYVAPEVLLKHYGPQADVWSAGVILYILLSGVPPFWAETDSGIFRQILQGKLDLESDPWPNISESAKDLIRKMLDRDPKQRITAHEVLCNPWIVDDRVAPDKPLDSAVLSRLKHFSAMNKLKKMALRVIAERLSEEEIGGLKELFKMIDTDNSGTITFEELKHGLKRVGSQMTETEIKDLMDAADIDNSGTIDYGEFLAATLHLNKMEREDNLVAAFSYFDKDGSGYITIDELQQACKDFGLGDVHLDETIKEIDQDNDGRIDYGEFAAMMRKGDGGVGRTRTVRSNLNFNLADALGVENATPDAK; encoded by the exons atgaatgaagaaaCCAGCAgagcaccaccaccacaacaacGACCATCTTCAGCAACACCACCAGCATCAAGAGCACGGCCAACAACAAGAAAGCCCGCAACTTCAGTTTTGCCACATCAAACCCCAAGACTTAGAGACCATTATTTGTTTGGCAAGAAACTAGGACAAGGTCAATTTGGAATCACGTATCTATGTACCCATAAAGCAAGCAGCGCTCTTTATGCCTGCAAATCAATTTCAAAGAGGAAACTTTTATGTAGAGAAGACTATGAGGATGTTTATAGAGAGATTCAGATCATGCACCATTTATCAGGGCAACCAAATGTGGTGCAAATAAAGGATACTTATGAAGATTCCATGTTTGTACATTTGGTTATGGAGTTATGTGCAGGTGGTGAGCTTTTTGATAGGATCGTGGCAAAGGGTCATTATAGCGAGAAAGAGGCTGCTAAATTGACCAAAAACATAATTGGGGTGGTTGAGTATTGTCATTGTTTGGGGGTTATGCATAGAGATCTTAAGCCTGAGAATTTCTTGTTTGATAAACCTGGTGATGATGCCAAGCTCAAGACTACAGATTTTGGCCTTTCTGTCTTTTACAAGCcag gacaatatttttatgatgtaGTTGGGAGTCCGTATTATGTTGCACCAGAGGTTTTGCTTAAGCACTATGGTCCTCAAGCAGATGTCTGGAGTGCGGGTGTTATCCTTTACATCTTATTAAGTGGGGTTCCGCCTTTTTGGGCAG AAACCGATTCAGGAATCTTCAGACAGATTTTACAAGGAAAACTAGATTTAGAATCTGATCCGTGGCCAAATATCTCAGAAAGTGCCAAAGATTTGATCAGAAAGATGCTTGACAGGGACCCGAAGCAAAGGATTACTGCTCATGAAGTCTTGT GTAACCCATGGATTGTAGATGACAGAGTTGCTCCAGACAAACCTCTTGATTCTGCAGTATTGTCACGTCTGAAGCATTTCTCAGCGAtgaataaacttaaaaagatgGCTTTGCGT gTCATAGCAGAAAGGCTTTCTGAAGAAGAAATTGGTGGTTTGAAAGAGTTGTTTAAAATGATTGACACGGACAATAGTGGGACAATAACATTCGAAGAACTTAAACACGGTTTGAAGAGAGTTGGTTCTCAGATGACAGAAACTGAAATCAAGGACTTGATGGATGCG GCTGATATAGACAACAGTGGAACCATAGACTATGGTGAATTTCTTGCTGCTACTTTGCACTTAAATAAGATGGAGAGAGAAGACAATTTGGTCGCAGCTTTTTCCTATTTTGACAAAGATGGTAGTGGCTACATCACGATTGATGAACTTCAACAGGCCTGCAAAGATTTTGGTCTTGGTGATGTACATCTGGATGAGACAATCAAAGAAATTGATCAAGACAAT GATGGGAGGATAGATTATGGGGAGTTTGCTGCAATGATGAGAAAGGGTGATGGAGGAGTTGGGAGGACCAGAACCGTGAGAAGCAACCTGAACTTTAATTTGGCTGATGCTTTGGGGGTTGAAAATGCAACCCCAGATGCTAAATGA
- the LOC133668169 gene encoding subtilisin-like protease SBT3.6 isoform X1 → MKQSSKSNMHRRTKFPFSFSSSSPLILLLALIFVIRMAESVPSTADSSSTASVQIVYTERPQDEEPEAYHIRTLASVLGSEDAAKEALLYSYKAAASGFSAKLTPQQVEQISKLPGVLQVVPSKKLQLHTGPGIGRLH, encoded by the exons ATGAAGCAGAGCTCAAAATCCAATATGCACAGAAGAACCAAGTTTCCCTTCTCtttctcatcatcatcaccgTTGATTTTGTTGTTAGCTTTGATCTTTGTAATCAGAATGGCCGAGTCTGTTCCTTCAACGGCTGATTCATCATCAACAGCATCGGTTCAGATTGTCTATACCGAGAGACCTCAGGACGAGGAGCCTGAGGCTTACCATATCCGAACCCTCGCCTCTGTTCTTGGCAG CGAGGATGCTGCAAAGGAGGCTTTGCTTTATAGTTATAAGGCAGCAGCGAGTGGATTCTCTGCCAAGCTGACACCACAACAAGTTGAACAAATCTCAA AACTTCCAGGTGTTCTTCAGGTTGTCCCCAGCAAGAAACTTCAGCTGCATACAGGACCTGGGATTGGGAGGCTGCATTAA
- the LOC133706347 gene encoding large ribosomal subunit protein bL21c-like: MAASSSTALVALCSSLTTQCKISKSQNPPLSRTLCLSKPNFGSFSNTTKKLSSPLIFSKRPTFFARPKVSEFEAPVVEAETEIPVSEANPEPAATQIVEVAKEEPLKREEIFAVVMVGSRQYIVIPGRWLYVQRLKGANVNDKIVLNKVLLVGTRTSAYIGKPVVTNASVHAVVEEQGLDAKKIVFKYKRKKNYRRNIGHRQPNTRIRITGITGYQDYPVSTLDS, encoded by the exons ATGgctgcttcttcttctacaGCACTAGTGGCTCTCTGTTCTTCGTTAACCACTCAATGCAAAATCTCCAAAAGCCAAAACCCTCCTCTCTCCAGAACCCTTTGTCTCTCTAAACCCAATTTTGGGTCTTTCTCAAACACCACTAAGAAGCTCTCCTCTCCTCTTATTTTCTCTAAAAGACCTACATTTTTTGCCAGGCCCAAAGTCTCTGAATTTGAAGCACCTGTTGTTGAAGCAGAGACTGAAATACCTGTGTCAGAGGCTAACCCTGAGCCTGCTGCCACGCAGATTGTTGAGGTTGCTAAGGAAGAACCGCTTAAGCGTGAGGAGATTTTTGCTGTTGTTATG GTAGGATCTCGCCAGTATATTGTTATACCAGGGCGATGGCTCTATGTTCAGAGGCTAAAAGGTGCAAATGTCAATGACAAG ATAGTTTTGAATAAGGTGTTACTTGTGGGAACAAGAACAAGTGCCTATATTGGAAAACCAGTGGTGACTAATGCTTCTGTTCATGCCGTAGTTGAAGAGCAG GGATTAGATGCTAAAAAGATTGTCTTCAAATATAAGAGGAAGAAGAACTATAGGAGAAATATTGGTCATCGACAG CCAAATACTCGGATAAGGATAACAGGCATCACTGGCTATCAAGACTACCCAGTATCTACTCTTGATTCATAA